In Alkalihalobacillus sp. TS-13, the following are encoded in one genomic region:
- a CDS encoding pitrilysin family protein — translation MITKHTCKNGVRIVTENIPSVRSVAIGIWIGTGSRFETKDNNGISHFLEHMFFKGTKTRNAREIAESFDSIGGQVNAFTSKEYTCYYAKVLDNHASHALETLSDMFFNSTFDEDELLKEKNVVLEEIKMYEDTPDDIVHDLLSQATYSHHPLAYPILGTEDTLNTFNGDVLRTYMNEFYTPDNVVISIAGNVDDSFIEEVEKYFGSFSASNNKPHAQKPAFCTEKKARKKETEQAHLCIGYEGLPVGDKSIFDLIIINNIFGGSMSSRLFQEVREQRGLAYSVFSYHSAHLDTGVFNIYAGTAPGQLDEVYDTISNIIGTLKETGVTEKEVANSKEQIKGSLMLSLESTNSRMSRNGKHELLLRKHRSLDEILQNIDDVSKENVDKLIRKIFTDDFSSSLISPSGQFPKNFPN, via the coding sequence TTGATAACAAAACATACGTGTAAGAATGGCGTGCGAATCGTAACAGAAAACATTCCTAGCGTAAGATCGGTTGCAATCGGTATATGGATCGGCACGGGCTCTCGTTTTGAGACTAAAGATAATAATGGGATCTCCCACTTCTTAGAGCATATGTTCTTTAAAGGTACGAAAACGAGGAATGCAAGAGAAATTGCAGAATCATTCGATAGCATCGGTGGTCAAGTGAACGCATTTACATCAAAAGAATATACATGCTACTATGCAAAAGTTCTGGACAATCATGCATCGCATGCGTTGGAAACGCTATCGGATATGTTCTTCAATTCTACATTTGACGAAGATGAGCTTCTAAAAGAAAAGAATGTCGTACTTGAAGAAATCAAAATGTATGAAGATACACCTGATGACATCGTCCATGATCTTTTGAGCCAGGCGACATACAGCCATCACCCACTGGCATATCCAATCCTTGGGACGGAAGATACATTGAATACGTTCAATGGGGATGTATTACGGACCTATATGAATGAATTTTACACGCCAGATAATGTCGTGATTTCAATTGCGGGGAATGTAGACGATTCATTTATTGAAGAAGTCGAAAAGTATTTCGGGAGTTTTTCGGCGTCCAACAACAAACCACACGCACAGAAACCGGCATTCTGTACAGAAAAGAAAGCACGCAAAAAAGAGACAGAACAAGCACATTTGTGTATCGGTTATGAAGGATTGCCGGTAGGCGATAAGAGTATATTCGACTTGATCATCATCAACAACATCTTCGGTGGGAGCATGAGCAGCAGGTTGTTCCAGGAAGTAAGGGAACAGCGAGGTTTAGCATACTCAGTGTTTTCATATCACTCAGCTCACTTGGACACCGGCGTCTTCAACATTTATGCTGGAACAGCGCCAGGGCAGTTGGACGAAGTGTATGATACGATTTCAAACATCATTGGAACGTTGAAGGAAACAGGTGTTACTGAAAAAGAAGTAGCCAACAGCAAGGAGCAGATCAAAGGAAGTTTGATGCTCAGTCTTGAAAGTACGAATAGCCGTATGAGCAGGAATGGGAAACATGAATTGCTTTTAAGGAAGCATCGGTCTCTTGATGAAATTTTACAAAATATTGATGATGTTTCTAAAGAGAACGTTGACAAGCTAATCCGAAAAATTTTTACAGATGACTTTTCAAGCTCTCTCATCAGTCCGAGTGGGCAATTTCCGAAAAACTTTCCGAATTAA
- a CDS encoding YlmC/YmxH family sporulation protein: protein MRLSEILGKEIIDYTKGEKLGILTYAEFIIDENAGYIHTLEIPLTEWNGLRKRKSIIQFKWNKIYRVGEETILVDPSEADVQTEYK from the coding sequence ATGAGGTTAAGTGAAATTTTAGGAAAAGAAATCATCGATTATACGAAGGGCGAGAAACTTGGTATATTGACCTATGCTGAGTTCATCATAGATGAGAATGCGGGGTATATACATACGCTGGAAATTCCATTGACGGAATGGAACGGGTTACGAAAAAGAAAATCAATCATACAATTTAAGTGGAATAAGATTTACCGAGTGGGTGAAGAAACAATTCTAGTGGACCCCTCAGAAGCGGATGTCCAAACCGAATATAAATAA
- the dpaA gene encoding dipicolinic acid synthetase subunit A, whose amino-acid sequence MLTGIKAAIIGGDARQLEVIRKLAVLNASLYLVGFDQLDHGFTGATKMDLDDLPLRELDALILPVNGSGPDGEIDTIFSNKKIKFTEEILQKTKQSCTVFSGITNPYLTKCTSNANKKHIKLFERDDVAIYNAIPTVEGTIMMVIQHTDFTIHQSNIMVLGFGRVGFSVARTFANLGANVSVGARRSEHIARITEMGFKPFYLDQLENEVESIDVCINTIPASIITSNVISRMPSHSLIIDLASKPGGTDFRFAEKRGIKALLAPGLPGIVAPKTAGKIIANVLTQLLMDESN is encoded by the coding sequence ATGTTAACAGGAATTAAAGCGGCAATCATTGGCGGCGATGCAAGACAGCTCGAAGTAATCAGAAAACTGGCTGTATTGAACGCCAGTCTGTATTTAGTAGGATTCGATCAATTGGACCATGGATTCACTGGAGCAACAAAAATGGATTTGGATGACTTGCCTTTAAGAGAATTGGATGCATTGATCTTACCCGTGAACGGCAGTGGCCCTGATGGAGAGATTGATACGATTTTTTCGAATAAAAAAATTAAATTCACAGAGGAAATCTTACAAAAAACAAAACAGTCATGTACCGTATTTTCTGGTATAACCAATCCTTATTTGACGAAATGCACATCGAATGCCAACAAAAAACATATCAAGTTATTTGAACGTGACGATGTTGCTATCTATAATGCCATCCCTACTGTCGAAGGTACGATCATGATGGTCATCCAGCACACGGATTTTACGATCCATCAATCAAATATTATGGTCTTGGGCTTTGGTCGAGTAGGATTCTCAGTAGCGCGGACATTTGCTAATCTTGGTGCCAATGTATCTGTCGGTGCACGAAGATCTGAACATATCGCTCGAATCACTGAAATGGGCTTCAAGCCATTTTATCTCGATCAATTGGAAAATGAAGTAGAGTCGATCGATGTTTGCATCAATACAATCCCAGCATCAATCATCACTTCCAATGTCATTTCAAGAATGCCATCTCATTCTTTGATCATCGACCTTGCTTCCAAGCCTGGAGGTACGGATTTTCGTTTTGCTGAAAAGAGAGGGATCAAAGCATTGCTAGCTCCTGGATTACCGGGTATCGTCGCTCCGAAGACAGCCGGTAAGATCATTGCGAATGTATTGACACAACTACTTATGGATGAAAGCAATTAA
- the dpaB gene encoding dipicolinate synthase subunit B, with protein sequence MKLGGKHIGFGLTGSHCTYEAVVPQIQKLVDSGAKVTPFVTFTLQNTTTRFGEGEDWIKKIEEITDNEVVDSIVKAEPFGPKTPLDCMVIAPLTGNSISKFANAMTDSPVLMAAKATMRNLNPVVLGISTNDGLGLNGVNIMRLMASKNIYFIPYGQDAPQNKPNSLVAQMELLPETVEAALDGQQLQPVLRIY encoded by the coding sequence ATGAAACTGGGAGGTAAACATATCGGATTTGGTTTGACAGGTTCGCACTGTACCTATGAGGCAGTCGTTCCTCAAATCCAAAAGCTTGTTGACTCAGGTGCAAAGGTCACACCTTTTGTTACGTTTACACTTCAGAACACGACAACAAGATTCGGAGAGGGAGAAGATTGGATTAAGAAGATCGAAGAAATCACCGATAATGAAGTGGTTGATTCGATTGTCAAAGCTGAACCATTCGGTCCTAAAACGCCTCTCGACTGTATGGTCATCGCGCCATTGACAGGAAATTCGATCAGTAAATTTGCAAATGCAATGACAGATTCACCCGTGTTGATGGCTGCAAAAGCTACGATGAGGAACTTGAATCCGGTAGTATTAGGGATATCCACTAATGATGGACTCGGTCTAAACGGTGTGAACATCATGAGATTGATGGCTTCAAAGAACATCTATTTCATCCCATATGGCCAGGATGCACCACAAAATAAACCGAATTCATTGGTCGCACAAATGGAGTTATTGCCTGAAACTGTAGAGGCTGCATTGGATGGTCAACAATTACAACCAGTGTTACGAATATATTGA
- the asd gene encoding aspartate-semialdehyde dehydrogenase, with translation MESNNGYHIAVVGATGAVGQQMLKTLEKRNFPIASLKLLASKRSAGKKVDYKGEEFTIEEATPEAFEGVQIALFSAGGSISKELAPEAAKRGAVVVDNTSAFRMDPNTPLVVPEVNEDALHNHNGIIANPNCSTIQMVVALEPVRKKYGLNKVIVSTYQAVSGAGAKAINELNEQTRAIIDDQEFTPEVLPVAGDEKHYQIAFNAVPQIDKFQENGFTFEEMKMINETKKIMNMQELEVAATCVRLPVETGHSESVYLEIDDEDVTVDELKALLSEAPGILLKDDPSQQLYPMPADCVDKDDVFVGRIRKDLDRPNGFHMWVVSDNLLKGAALNSVQIAESLVKLNLLK, from the coding sequence ATGGAATCTAACAATGGTTATCACATTGCAGTTGTTGGGGCTACTGGAGCAGTAGGTCAACAAATGCTCAAAACATTAGAAAAAAGAAACTTCCCGATCGCTTCTCTGAAATTATTGGCTAGTAAGCGTTCTGCAGGAAAGAAGGTCGATTACAAAGGTGAAGAGTTCACAATTGAAGAAGCGACTCCAGAAGCATTTGAAGGTGTACAGATCGCTCTATTTTCTGCAGGGGGCTCGATATCGAAAGAATTAGCGCCGGAAGCAGCGAAAAGAGGGGCTGTAGTCGTCGATAACACAAGTGCTTTCAGGATGGATCCAAACACTCCGCTTGTCGTACCGGAAGTGAATGAAGATGCACTTCACAACCATAACGGAATCATTGCGAACCCGAACTGTTCGACGATCCAGATGGTCGTCGCCCTTGAACCGGTCCGTAAGAAATATGGTTTGAATAAAGTGATCGTCTCCACTTATCAGGCTGTTTCTGGTGCTGGGGCGAAAGCCATCAATGAACTGAATGAACAAACACGTGCAATTATCGATGACCAAGAATTCACACCAGAAGTATTGCCTGTTGCAGGGGATGAAAAGCATTACCAAATCGCATTCAATGCGGTTCCACAAATTGATAAATTCCAGGAAAACGGCTTTACTTTTGAAGAAATGAAAATGATCAATGAAACGAAGAAAATCATGAACATGCAGGAGCTGGAAGTAGCAGCTACATGCGTTCGTCTTCCCGTAGAAACAGGACACTCAGAGTCAGTCTATCTTGAAATTGACGATGAAGACGTAACAGTAGACGAATTGAAAGCATTATTATCTGAAGCACCGGGGATTTTGCTGAAGGATGATCCTTCACAACAACTTTATCCGATGCCAGCGGATTGTGTAGATAAAGATGACGTATTCGTGGGGCGTATACGTAAGGATCTAGATCGTCCGAACGGTTTCCATATGTGGGTCGTTTCTGATAACCTCTTAAAGGGTGCAGCATTGAATTCTGTACAAATTGCTGAAAGTCTCGTAAAGCTGAATTTATTGAAATGA
- the dapG gene encoding aspartate kinase, whose translation MNIVVQKFGGTSLKSDDGRNRAVQHVYNAVNEGKKVVVVVSAMGRKGDPYATDTLLSLITGNPTSISPKEIDLLMSCGEVISSVIFSNLLKQKHIRSLAFTGAKAGFKTNTEHTNAKIVEMDCKNIIHTLEEMDVVVVAGFQGQSSDGNVTTLGRGGSDTSAAALGAALNAEVIDIFTDVEGVMTADPRIVENARPLNVVTYNEICNMAYQGAKVIHPRAVEIAMQAKVPIRIRSTYSDHEGTLVTSAAGGGGGRDIEDRLITGIAHVSNVTQIKVHAPDGDYDFQSKIFKAMAEEQISVDFINISPRGVIYTINSALTDDAVNVLNELGYEADIQRNCAKVSAVGAGIAGVPGVTAKIVGALSEKGINILQSADSHTTIWVLVREEDMINAVNALHQVFKLEQGDHI comes from the coding sequence ATGAATATCGTCGTGCAAAAATTCGGCGGAACATCTCTAAAATCAGATGATGGACGTAATCGCGCCGTACAACACGTATACAATGCTGTTAATGAGGGGAAAAAAGTCGTTGTCGTCGTTTCAGCTATGGGACGTAAAGGCGATCCTTATGCGACAGACACGTTATTAAGCTTGATAACCGGAAATCCTACTTCCATCAGTCCAAAGGAAATTGACCTTCTCATGTCTTGTGGAGAGGTTATTTCATCTGTCATCTTCTCCAACTTACTTAAGCAGAAGCACATTCGCTCATTGGCTTTTACTGGTGCAAAAGCAGGCTTTAAAACGAATACTGAGCATACAAATGCGAAGATCGTGGAGATGGATTGTAAAAATATCATCCATACACTTGAAGAAATGGATGTCGTGGTAGTAGCCGGATTTCAGGGTCAGTCGAGTGATGGAAATGTGACTACTCTTGGAAGAGGTGGCAGTGACACCTCTGCAGCAGCACTAGGCGCTGCATTGAATGCTGAAGTCATCGATATTTTCACTGACGTGGAAGGGGTGATGACTGCAGACCCTCGTATCGTAGAAAATGCACGCCCCCTTAATGTCGTCACATATAATGAAATATGTAACATGGCCTATCAAGGTGCAAAAGTCATTCATCCTAGAGCAGTAGAAATCGCGATGCAAGCAAAAGTGCCGATCAGGATCCGTTCCACATATTCAGATCATGAAGGTACACTGGTTACTTCCGCAGCTGGCGGTGGAGGGGGAAGAGATATCGAAGATCGCTTGATCACTGGGATCGCCCATGTATCGAACGTTACTCAAATCAAGGTCCATGCTCCTGATGGAGATTATGATTTCCAATCGAAGATATTCAAAGCAATGGCCGAGGAGCAAATCAGTGTTGACTTCATAAATATCAGTCCGCGTGGAGTGATCTACACGATCAACTCAGCTTTAACGGATGATGCGGTAAACGTTTTGAATGAGTTGGGCTATGAAGCAGATATCCAACGGAATTGTGCAAAAGTATCTGCTGTAGGTGCAGGAATCGCAGGTGTGCCTGGGGTAACAGCGAAGATAGTCGGTGCACTCTCAGAGAAAGGTATCAATATCTTGCAATCGGCTGACTCTCATACGACGATTTGGGTGCTTGTAAGGGAAGAGGATATGATCAACGCTGTCAATGCGCTCCATCAAGTGTTCAAGCTTGAGCAAGGCGATCATATCTGA
- the dapA gene encoding 4-hydroxy-tetrahydrodipicolinate synthase, which produces MDFGKVLTAMVTPFDHKGNIDFTRTTKLVEYLIKNGSDGLVLAGTTGESPTLTKEEKVALFKHVVKVVGKRIPVIAGTGSNNTHASIELTKQAEEAGVDGIMLVSPYYNKPNQQGLYLHFKTIAESTSLPIMLYNIPGRSVINMSVDTIVRLSEIENIVCVKEASGDLDQITEIISKTSDDFALYSGDDGLTLPVMAIGGNGIVSVASHVIGNDMQKMIAAFQSGNSKEAATLHGKLLPIMKEMFAAPSPTPVKTALQISGVDVGGVRLPLVPLSEQERVRLTSLLNNYHTV; this is translated from the coding sequence ATGGACTTTGGAAAAGTATTGACCGCTATGGTCACGCCATTTGACCATAAAGGAAACATCGATTTCACACGAACTACTAAATTGGTCGAATATTTAATTAAGAACGGATCGGATGGACTGGTGCTTGCCGGGACGACTGGTGAATCCCCTACCTTGACAAAAGAAGAGAAGGTAGCTCTCTTCAAGCATGTAGTAAAAGTCGTCGGAAAACGTATCCCTGTCATCGCGGGGACTGGAAGCAACAACACACACGCTTCGATTGAACTTACAAAACAGGCTGAAGAAGCCGGTGTAGACGGGATCATGCTCGTATCCCCATACTACAATAAACCGAACCAGCAAGGCCTTTACTTACATTTTAAAACAATCGCAGAATCCACATCGCTGCCAATCATGTTATATAACATTCCAGGTAGATCTGTGATTAACATGTCAGTCGATACCATCGTACGGTTGTCTGAAATCGAAAACATCGTTTGTGTAAAGGAAGCCAGCGGTGATTTGGATCAGATAACAGAAATCATTTCAAAAACAAGTGATGATTTTGCATTATACAGCGGGGATGACGGCCTTACGTTACCTGTAATGGCTATTGGCGGAAACGGAATCGTTTCTGTAGCTTCTCATGTAATAGGAAATGATATGCAAAAAATGATTGCTGCTTTCCAGTCTGGAAATAGTAAAGAAGCTGCTACATTACATGGTAAGCTTTTGCCGATCATGAAAGAAATGTTCGCTGCCCCTAGCCCGACACCGGTCAAAACGGCATTGCAAATCTCCGGTGTTGATGTTGGAGGCGTAAGACTTCCTTTGGTTCCATTGTCGGAACAAGAGCGCGTCCGATTGACATCCTTGTTAAACAATTATCATACCGTTTAA